A genomic segment from Melospiza georgiana isolate bMelGeo1 chromosome 17, bMelGeo1.pri, whole genome shotgun sequence encodes:
- the LOC131090810 gene encoding regulator of G-protein signaling 9-binding protein-like, which produces MAPGRRDASRGRGAVGTCATAQAALCKATAGHRQLVLQLGGSGDGPRLREERRRRSAEACELSMGLRRTLLAGLRQGPASPRERQELERLWVLFLSALELFLQDLYRAQHLCQLFSVQGGGVAPLRTGLGGWGLPSRRGGAPTQPPTTQSLEEEIEQVRATLAEMESGANIPPWTVEATETTQPAETSGTAERAAWGGACAGHCCGVP; this is translated from the exons ATGGCACCAGGCAGAAGGGATGCGAGCCGCGGGCGGGGGGCAGTGGGAACGTgtgccacagcccaggctgccctctGCAAGGCCACGGCCGGACACCgtcagctggtgctgcagctcgGGGGGAGCGGGGACGGCCCCCGGCTGCGAGAGGAGCGCCGCAGGAGGAGCGCAGAGGCCTGTGAGCTCAGCATGG GGCTGCGGCGGacgctgctggcagggctgcggCAGGGCCCGGCCAGCCCTCGGGAGCGGCAGGAGCTGGAGCGGCTCTGGGTGCTCTTCCTCTCCGCCCTGGAGCTCTTCCTGCAGGACCTGTACAGAGCCCAGCACCTCTGCCAGCTCTTCTCCGTGCAAGGGGGTGGTGTGGCCCCTCTGCGCACTgggctggggggctgggggctgcccagCCGGAGAGGAGGGGCTCCCACACAGCCCCCCACCACCCAGAGCTTGGAGGAGGAGATCGAGCAGGTGAGGGCCACGCTGGCAGAGATGGAGAGCGGAGCCAACATTCCACCGTGGACAGTGGAAGCCACAGAGACCACACAGCCGGCAGAGACAAGCGGCACCGCAGagagagcagcctggggaggcgcctgtgctgggcactgctgtggggTGCCCTGA
- the TNNC2 gene encoding troponin C, skeletal muscle, protein MTDQQAEARAFLSEEMIAEFKAAFDMFDADGGGDISTKELGTVMRMLGQNPTKEELDAIIEEVDEDGSGTIDFEEFLVMMVRQMKEDAKGKSEEELANCFRIFDRNADGFIDIEELGEILRATGEPVTDEDIEDMMKDSDKNNDGRIDFDEFLKMMEGVQ, encoded by the exons ATG ACGGACCAGCAGGCAGAAGCCCGTGCCTTCCTCAGTGAGGAGATGATTGCGG AGTTCAAAGCCGCCTTCGACATGTTCGATGCTGACGGCGGTGGAGACATCAGCACCAaggagctggggacagtgaTGAGAATGCTGGGCCAGAACCCCACCAAAGAGGAGTTGGATGCCATCATTGAGGAGGTGGACGAGGACG GCAGCGGCACCATCGACTTCGAGGAGTTCTTGGTCATGATGGTGCGCCAGATGAAAGAGGATGCCAAAGGCAAGTCTGAGGAGGAGCTGGCCAACTGCTTCCGCATCTTTGACCG gaatGCGGATGGGTTCATTGACATCGAGGAACTGGGTGAGATCCTGAGGGCCACCGGGGAGCCTGTCACTGATGAGGACATAGAGGACATGATGAAGGATTCAGACAAGAACAATGACGGTCGCATCGACTTTGATG AGTTCCTGAAGATGATGGAGGGTGTGCAGTAA
- the SNX21 gene encoding sorting nexin-21, translating to MAARILHRLRHALAGEAGREEPAGGGGEAEDCPESSELEDDTEGLSTRLSGTLSFTSHEDEEEEEEEGDGASEELEEPPQAPGAAAGTEDGEWVSVAERPGGSLLTRQLQELWRRSRGSLAPQRLLFEVTSASVVSERSSKYVLYTIYLIRSGQFDKAPATIARRYSDFEQLNRRLRCRFSCDMANIAFPRKRLRRNFTAETIAKRSRAFEQFLSHLHSIDEIRRSPEFLEFFFLPDLQAAQRLTCTGMYREALATWANAYRLQDRLGVCSSGRFLLTLAGLAVCHQELDQLSEAHGCCEQALQLLEAQGSHPLLGPFLQAHVHLAWKVGKDKRRSEARLQDLREAGLGLQQQPSLKECLIKEPLE from the exons ATGGCCGCCCGCATCCTGCACCGGCTGCGGCACGCGCTGGCGGGCGAGGCCGGCCGCGAGGagccggcgggcggcggcggcgaggcCGAGGACTGCCCGGAGAGCTCGGAGCTGGAGGACGACACCGAGGGGCTGTCGACGCGCCTCAGCGGCACCCTGAGCTTCACCAGCcacgaggacgaggaggaggaggaggaggagggggacgGAGCTAgcgaggagctggaggagccgCCGCAGGCGCCGGGGGCGGCAGCGGGCACGGAGGACGGAG AGTGGGTCTCTGTGGCGGAGCGTCCCGGCGGCAGCCTGCTGACccggcagctgcaggagctgtggcgAAGGTCGCGGGGCAGCCTGGCACCGCAGCGCCTGCTCTTCGAGGTCACCAGCGCCAGCGTGGTCAGCGAGCGCTCTTCCAAGTACGTG CTCTACACCATCTACCTGATCCGCTCTGGCCAGTTTGACAAGGCCCCTGCCACCATTGCCCGGCGCTACTCGGACTTCGAGCAGCTGAACCGCCGCCTGCGCTGCCGCTTCAGCTGCGACATGGCCAACATTGCCTTCCCCAGGAAGAGACTGCGCCGCAACTTCACCGCTGAGACCATTGCCAAGCGGAGCCGAGCCTTCGAACAGTTCCTGTCCCACCTGCACTCCATCGATGAGATCCGCCGCTCTCCTGAGTTCCTCGAGTTCTTCTTCCTGCCGGACCTGCAGGCCGCGCAGCGCCTGACGTGCACGGGCATGTACCGTGAGGCCCTGGCCACCTGGGCCAACGCCTACCGCCTGCAGGACCGCCTGGGGGTCTGCAGCTCCGGCCGCTTCCTGCTGACACTGGCGGGGCTGGCCGTGTGCCACCAGGAGCTGGACCAGCTCAGTGAGGCCCACGGCTGCTGCGAGCAGgcgctgcagctgctggaggcccAGGGCAGCCACCCGCTCCTGGGACCCTTCCTGCAGGCCCACGTCCACCTGGCCTGGAAGGTGGGCAAGGACAAGCGGCGCTCGGAGGCCCGGCTGCAGGACCTGCGGGAagcggggctgggcctgcagcagcagccttcCCTGAAGGAATGCCTGATCAAGGAACCTCTGGAATGA
- the ACOT8 gene encoding acyl-coenzyme A thioesterase 8 encodes MAAFAPRMGGASWSAVLVGSRCRSRFAEVMGAPGDAGGAGAGPGSGPPPPPGDLRSVLITSVLNLERLEVDLFRGQHHWVPATQRLFGGQIVGQALVAAAHAVSRDEQVHSLHCYFVRTGDPKVPVLYEVERTRTGKSFSVRSVKAIQHGKPIFTCQASFQLSQGSPVQHQFTMPTVPPPEELLTQEELIQKFLQNPNLAEGYRKRLTKIQAQDVPIDIKPVNPPDIFSSEPQEPKQLFWVRARGYIGETDMKVHCCVAAYISDYAFLGTALLPHRQYRVKFMVSLDHSMWFHAPFRADHWMLYECESPWAGGCRGLVQGRLWRRDGVLAVTCAQEGVIRVEQTPTQSKL; translated from the exons ATGGCGGCCTTCGCGCCCCGGATGGGCGGTGCTTCCTGGTCCGCCGTGCTGGTCGGGTCGCGGTGCCGGTCCCGGTTCGCGGAGGTGATGGGGGCCCCAGGCGACGCcggcggggctggagcggggccgggatccgggccgccgccgccgcccggggaCCTGCGCAGCGTGCTGATCACCAGCGTGCTGAACCTGGAGCGGCTGGAGGTCGACCTTTTCAG GGGCCAGCACCACTGGGTGCCCGCCACGCAGCGCCTCTTCGGCGGGCAGATCGTGGGGCAGGCGCTGGTGGCGGCGGCCCACGCCGTGAGCCGCGACGAGCAGGTGCACTCGCTGCACTGCTACTTCGTGCGGACAG GGGACCCCAAGGTGCCGGTGCTGTACGAGGTGGAGCGGACCCGCACAGGGAAGAGTTTCTCTGTTCGCTCTGTAAAGGCCATCCAGCATGGAAAGCCCATCTTCACCTGCCAGGCCTCCTTCCAGCTCTCGCAGGGGAGCCCAGTGCAGCACCAGTTCACCATGCCGACCGTGCCACCCCCCGAGGAGCTGCTGACACAGGAGGAGCTCATCCAGAAGTTTCTGCA gaatcCTAATTTGGCTGAGGGATACAGGAAGCGTCTCACCAAGATCCAAGCTCAAGATGTGCCAATCGACATTAAACCTGTGAACCCACCAGATATATTCAGCTCAGAGCCACAGGAGCCAAAGCAGCTCTTCTGGGTGCGAGCACGAGGCTACATAG GAGAGACTGACATGAAGGTGCACTGCTGTGTGGCTGCCTACATCTCTGACTACGCCTTCCTGGGCACGGCCCTGCTCCCGCACCGGCAGTACCGCGTCAAGTTCATGGTGTCCCTCGACCATTCCATGTGGTTCCATGCGCCCTTCCGAGCTGACCACTGGATGCTGTACGAGTGTGAGAGCCCCTGGGCTG gtGGGTGCCGGGGCTTGGTGCAGGGACGGCTGTGGCGCAGGGATGGGGTCCTGGCTGTCACCTGCGCACAGGAAGGTGTCATCAGGGTGGAACAGACACCAACCCAGAGCAAGCTCTAG
- the CTSA gene encoding lysosomal protective protein isoform X1, whose product MRPLPHLQGLPLRAAELRPGAQPQPAARHRCPPGRQMGPVLLSSLLLLGLAWAAPRDHEVTYLPGLSKQPSFRHFSGYLCAGPGKYLHYWFVEAQSDPQNSPLVLWLNGGPGCSSMEGFLKEHGPFLIQPDGVTLKYNEYAWNKIANILYVESPAGVGFSYSDDKKYATNDTEVAHNNYLALKDFLRLFPEYSKNDLFLTGESYGGVYIPTLAEWVMQDPSLNLKGIAVGNGLSSYEINDNSLVYFAYYHGLLGTELWKDLQAYCCSEGKCNFHDNSNLNCTLKMGEMIQIVEESGLNIYNLYAPCDGGVPGSMRYEGDYLITHDLGNSFIRMPLRFSWRQNLFRMPVARKKVRMDPPCTNSTAPSMYLNSPEVRKALHISPEAPEWQVCSFEVNRSYKRLYMQMNEVYLKLLGATKYRILVYNGDVDMACNFLGDEWFVDSLCQKVQVARRPWLYTENGENQIGGFVKEFTNIAFLTVKGAGHMVPTDRPLAAFTMFCRFIKNQPY is encoded by the exons ATGCGCCCGCTGCCTCACCTGCAAGGGCTGCCCCTACGGGCTGCGGAGCTGCGGCCCGGTGCGCAGCCACAACCGGCAGCACGGCACCGCTGTCCGCCAGGACGCCAG ATGGGGCCAGTGTTGCTGTCgtcgctgctgctgctgggcttggcCTGGGCCGCCCCCCGGGACCATGAGGTGACCTACCTGCCCGGGCTGTCCAAGCAGCCGTCCTTCCGCCACTTCTCGGGCTACCTCTGCGCCGGGCCGGGCAAGTACCTGCACTACTG GTTCGTGGAGGCCCAGAGTGATCCCCAGAACAGCCCCCTGGTGCTGTGGCTGAACGGcggccctggctgcagctccatggagGGCTTCCTCAAGGAGCATGGCCCCTTCCTG ATCCAGCCCGATGGGGTCACACTGAAGTACAATGAGTACGCATGGAACAAG ATTGCCAATATCCTCTATGTGGAGTCTCCTGCTGGTGTCGGCTTCTCATACTCTGATGACAAGAAGTACGCCACAAATGACACGGAG GTTGCTCACAACAACTACCTGGCACTCAAGGATTTCCTCCGGCTCTTCCCCGAGTACTCCAAGAACGATCTCTTCCTCACAGGGGAGAGCTATGGAGGGGTCTACATTCCCACACTGGCAGAGTGGGTGATGCAGGACCCCAGCCTCAATCTGAAG GGAATCGCTGTGGGAAACGGCCTCTCATCTTATGAGATCAATGACAACTCCCTGGTTTACTTTGCCTATTACCACGGGCTGCTGGGGACCGA GCTGTGGAAAGACCTGCAGGCCTATTGCTGCTCCGAGGGGAAGTGCAATTTCCATGACAACTCCAACCTGAATTGCACACTCAAG ATGGGGGAGATGATTCAGATTGTAGAGGAGTCTGGCCTCAATATCTACAACCTCTATGCCCCATGTGATGGAGGTGTCCCCGGGAGCATGAG ATATGAGGGTGATTATCTCATCACACATGACCTGGGCAATTCCTTCATCCGGATGCCACTGAGGTTCTCCTGGCGGCAG AACCTGTTCCGGATGCCAGTGGCCCGAAAGAAGGTCCGGATGGACCCGCCCTGCACCAACTCCACAGCCCCCAGCATGTATCTGAACTCCCCTGAGGTGCGGAAGGCTCTGCACATCTCCCCTGAGGCCCCAGAGTGGCAGGTGTGCAG CTTCGAGGTGAACCGCAGCTACAAGCGCCTGTACATGCAGATGAATGAGGTGTACCTcaagctgctgggagccacG AAATACCGGATCCTGGTGTACAATGGGGACGTTGACATGGCTTGCAACTTTCTCGGGGATGAGTGGTTTGTGGATTCCCTGTGCCAGAAG GTGCAGGTGGCTCGCCGGCCCTGGCTCTACACGGAAAACGGTGAGAACCAGATCGGTGGCTTTGTGAAGGAATTCACCAACATCGCTTTCCTCACTGTCAAG GGAGCTGGCCACATGGTGCCCACAGACCGGCCGCTTGCTGCCTTCACCATGTTCTGCCGCTTCATTAAGAACCAGCCTTACTAA
- the NEURL2 gene encoding neuralized-like protein 2 — translation MAARCRLAARFHHIHGANIRLDASHTQATRVESFANGLCFSQEPLAPGQIFLVEIEEKELGWCGHLRVGLTAHDPQSLEVVPEYSLPDLVSLGDTWVFAITRNHNRVVLEGEQAQPRGRPWEPFLLIERVRIPRDTLVGRSRPGRYSHILDELFKTNVLPATARRSRIGVLYAPQPDGTADMHIVINGEDMGPSARGLPASRPLYAVIDVFASTKSVRVIPVDYGFPSLQTLCRLVIQKHIVHRLAIDGLDLPPLLKSSCQHE, via the exons ATGGCTGCCCGGTGCCGGCTTGCTGCACGCTTCCACCACATCCACGGCGCCAACATCCGCCTGGACGCCTCGCACACACAAGCCACGCGGGTGGAAAGCTTCGCCAACGGGCTCTGCTTCAGCCAGGAGCCTCTGGCACCTGGGCAGATCTTCCTGGTGGAGATtgaggagaaggagctgggctggtgcgGGCACTTGCGCGTGGGACTGACAGCTCATGACCCCCAGAGCCTGGAGGTAGTGCCTGAGTACTCGCTGCCGGACCTGGTCAGCCTGGGGGACACCTGGGTGTTTGCCATCACCCGCAACCACAACCGCGTGGTGCTGGAGGGGGAGCAGGCGCAGCCGCGGGGGCGGCCCTGGGAGCCCTTCCTGCTGATCGAGCGGGTgcggatcccgcgggacacgCTGGTGGGGCGCAGCCGGCCCGGCCGCTACAGCCACATCCTGGATGAGCTGTTCAAGACGAACGTGCTGCCCGCCACCGCCCGGCGCAGCCGCATCGGGGTGCTGTACGCCCCGCAGCCCGACGGCACCGCCGACATGCACATCGTCATCAACGGCGAGGACATGGGCCCGAGCGCCCGCGGCCTGCCCGCCTCACGCCCGCTCTACGCCGTCATCGACGTCTTTGCCTCCACCAAGAGCGTCCGGGTGATCCCCGTGGATTATGGCT TTCCTTCCCTGCAGACGCTGTGCCGGCTGGTTATCCAGAAACACATTGTGCACCGCCTGGCCATCGATGGCCTGGACTTGCCCCCGCTACTCAAGAGCTCCTGCCAACATGAGTGA
- the CTSA gene encoding lysosomal protective protein isoform X2 yields the protein MGPVLLSSLLLLGLAWAAPRDHEVTYLPGLSKQPSFRHFSGYLCAGPGKYLHYWFVEAQSDPQNSPLVLWLNGGPGCSSMEGFLKEHGPFLIQPDGVTLKYNEYAWNKIANILYVESPAGVGFSYSDDKKYATNDTEVAHNNYLALKDFLRLFPEYSKNDLFLTGESYGGVYIPTLAEWVMQDPSLNLKGIAVGNGLSSYEINDNSLVYFAYYHGLLGTELWKDLQAYCCSEGKCNFHDNSNLNCTLKMGEMIQIVEESGLNIYNLYAPCDGGVPGSMRYEGDYLITHDLGNSFIRMPLRFSWRQNLFRMPVARKKVRMDPPCTNSTAPSMYLNSPEVRKALHISPEAPEWQVCSFEVNRSYKRLYMQMNEVYLKLLGATKYRILVYNGDVDMACNFLGDEWFVDSLCQKVQVARRPWLYTENGENQIGGFVKEFTNIAFLTVKGAGHMVPTDRPLAAFTMFCRFIKNQPY from the exons ATGGGGCCAGTGTTGCTGTCgtcgctgctgctgctgggcttggcCTGGGCCGCCCCCCGGGACCATGAGGTGACCTACCTGCCCGGGCTGTCCAAGCAGCCGTCCTTCCGCCACTTCTCGGGCTACCTCTGCGCCGGGCCGGGCAAGTACCTGCACTACTG GTTCGTGGAGGCCCAGAGTGATCCCCAGAACAGCCCCCTGGTGCTGTGGCTGAACGGcggccctggctgcagctccatggagGGCTTCCTCAAGGAGCATGGCCCCTTCCTG ATCCAGCCCGATGGGGTCACACTGAAGTACAATGAGTACGCATGGAACAAG ATTGCCAATATCCTCTATGTGGAGTCTCCTGCTGGTGTCGGCTTCTCATACTCTGATGACAAGAAGTACGCCACAAATGACACGGAG GTTGCTCACAACAACTACCTGGCACTCAAGGATTTCCTCCGGCTCTTCCCCGAGTACTCCAAGAACGATCTCTTCCTCACAGGGGAGAGCTATGGAGGGGTCTACATTCCCACACTGGCAGAGTGGGTGATGCAGGACCCCAGCCTCAATCTGAAG GGAATCGCTGTGGGAAACGGCCTCTCATCTTATGAGATCAATGACAACTCCCTGGTTTACTTTGCCTATTACCACGGGCTGCTGGGGACCGA GCTGTGGAAAGACCTGCAGGCCTATTGCTGCTCCGAGGGGAAGTGCAATTTCCATGACAACTCCAACCTGAATTGCACACTCAAG ATGGGGGAGATGATTCAGATTGTAGAGGAGTCTGGCCTCAATATCTACAACCTCTATGCCCCATGTGATGGAGGTGTCCCCGGGAGCATGAG ATATGAGGGTGATTATCTCATCACACATGACCTGGGCAATTCCTTCATCCGGATGCCACTGAGGTTCTCCTGGCGGCAG AACCTGTTCCGGATGCCAGTGGCCCGAAAGAAGGTCCGGATGGACCCGCCCTGCACCAACTCCACAGCCCCCAGCATGTATCTGAACTCCCCTGAGGTGCGGAAGGCTCTGCACATCTCCCCTGAGGCCCCAGAGTGGCAGGTGTGCAG CTTCGAGGTGAACCGCAGCTACAAGCGCCTGTACATGCAGATGAATGAGGTGTACCTcaagctgctgggagccacG AAATACCGGATCCTGGTGTACAATGGGGACGTTGACATGGCTTGCAACTTTCTCGGGGATGAGTGGTTTGTGGATTCCCTGTGCCAGAAG GTGCAGGTGGCTCGCCGGCCCTGGCTCTACACGGAAAACGGTGAGAACCAGATCGGTGGCTTTGTGAAGGAATTCACCAACATCGCTTTCCTCACTGTCAAG GGAGCTGGCCACATGGTGCCCACAGACCGGCCGCTTGCTGCCTTCACCATGTTCTGCCGCTTCATTAAGAACCAGCCTTACTAA
- the PLTP gene encoding LOW QUALITY PROTEIN: phospholipid transfer protein (The sequence of the model RefSeq protein was modified relative to this genomic sequence to represent the inferred CDS: inserted 1 base in 1 codon) produces the protein MAAGGCLLFLLLPSLVTASHSPPGCKIRITSKGLDLVKQEGLRFVEQELQNITVSDLHGSEGQFQYNISQVKVTDLQLAFSDLNFQPQQHLVFNISNASISLRFRRQLLYWFFYDIGSINASADGVHIYTVLQLAKDEAGRLKISNMTCSASIARMHAGFSGTLRKVYEFLSTFIVTGMRFLLSQQICPSLEHASLVLLNSLLDTVPVRNYVDEHIGIDYSLLRDPSITTDTLELDFKGMFFPRVREDQELENHAVEPVIKETERMVYVAFSEYFFDSAMHSYFQAGVLTIELQGEKVPKDLEVLLRATFFGTIFMLSPSVDAPLQLVLQVSAPPRCTIKPSGTSVSVSAFLNISLVPPDRPPVQLSSMAMETKLSAKVFLQGKALRVQLDLRRFRIYSKQSALESLALFSLQAPLKTLLQLTIMPIINERTKKGVQIPLPEGMDFTREVVTNHAGFLTVGADLHFSKGLREVIEKYRPVPTAXSSSQPAEPSLDPSSL, from the exons ATGGCTGCCGGCGGCtgcctcctttttctccttctgcccTCGCTGGTCACAGCTTCACACAGCCCTCCTGGCTGTAAGATCCGGATTACTTCCAAGGGGCTGGACCTGG TGAAGCAGGAGGGGCTGCGCTttgtggagcaggagctgcagaacatCACCGTGTCGGACCTGCATGGGAGTGAGGGGCAGTTCCAGTACAACATCAGCCA ggtcAAGGTGACAGACCTGCAGCTGGCCTTTTCAGACCTGAacttccagccccagcagcaccttgTCTTCAACATCAGCAATGCTTCCATTAGCCTACGCTTCCGCAGGCAGCTGCTCTACTGGTTCTT CTATGACATTGGGTCCATCAATGCCTCTGCGGATGGTGTCCACATCTacacagtgctgcagctggccAAGGATGAGGCTGGGCGCCTCAAGATCTCCAATATGACCTGCAGCGCCTCCATAGCGAGAATGCACGCTGGCTTCTCTGGCACACTCAG GAAGGTCTATGAGTTCCTGAGCACCTTCATTGTCACGGGGATGCGTTTCCTCCTCAGCCAGCAG atctgcccatccctggagcacgccagcctggtgctgctgaacTCTTTGCTGGACACAGTGCCTG TGAGAAACTACGTGGATGAGCATATTGGGATTGACTACTCCCTCCTACGGGATCCTTCCATCACCACTGACACCCTTGAGCTCGACTTCAAG GGCATGTTCTTCCCCCGGGTGAGAGAGGACCAGGAGCTGGAGAACCACGCGGTGGAGCCGGTGATCAAGGAGACCGAGCGCATGGTTTACGTTGCCTTCTCCGAGTATTTCTTCGATTCAGCCATGCACTCGTACTTCCAGGCAGGAGTACTGACCATAGAGCTCCAGGGGGAGAAG GTGCCCAAGGACCTGGAGGTTTTGCTGAGAGCCACATTCTTTGGGACTATCTTCATGCTG AGCCCTTCTGTGGATGCTCCgctgcagctggtgctgcaggtctCTGCTCCCCCACGCTGCACCATCAAACCCTCAGGGACCTcagtttctgtctctgctttcctgaaCATCTCACTGGTGCCCCCGGACCGCCCACCTGTCCAGCTCTCCAGCATGGCCATG gaAACCAAGCTGAGTGCCAAGGTGTTTCTGCAAGGGAAGGCGCTGCGTGTGCAGCTGGACCTACGACG CTTTCGCATCTATTCCAAGCAGTCAGCGCTGGAGTCGCTTGCG CTGTTCTCACTGCAGGCCCCTCTGAagaccctgctgcagctgaCCATCATGCCCATCATTAACG agAGGACAAAGAAGGGGGTGCAGATCCCACTGCCCGAAGGCATGGACTTCACCAGGGAGGTGGTCACCAATCACGCG GGATTCCTCACAGTGGGAGCTGATCTCCACTTCTCCAAGGGGCTGCGGGAGGTGATTGAGAAATACCGCCCGGTGCCAACCG gctccagctcccagcctgcagagcccagcctggatcCCAGCTCACTCTAG